In Spirochaetota bacterium, the sequence GATTACGGCTTCACGGCCGCGTACATGGTCATCGCGTTTTTCACCGCCTTCATGGTCGAGTTCATGTACAGCATCACCCGCGTCGTGGTGTCGGCCGTGCTCCTGCCCGAGGTGCGCACGGTGGGCTTCTCAATAGGCCGCATGGCGGATTCGATGGGCTCCATTATCGCAAGCCTCATATACTTCCTGGTGGTGGCGACCTACGGGATCGCGGAATCCGTGCTCTGGCTCTCCGTGGGCGGCGCGCTCGCTGCGTTCCTCATGTACTTCGCCTATTATTTTACGTTCGCCGGGGACGCCGCGCGCATGCAGAAAGAGCTCTCTGCCCGCGTCACGCAGGCTTAGGTGTGTAAAGGTGGGAGATGTGGGAATTGACGAGATTCATGAGATAAAGGATAGATGCTCAATAGACGAATGAAATCCTTGCCTTTATCTCCTCATCTCGTCAAAGCTCCCAATCTCCTATTCCTCTTTTCAAGCACGGCATAACAATGCAGGCACTCGTCATGATTTGTGTGCTCGTCTTCGCGCACACCACCGAAACGATACTCGGTTTCGGAGCAACCGTGATCGCCTTCGGACTGGGCGCGCACATCTACCCGGTGAGTACGCTCCTGGTGATGCTCGTACTCCTCGCGCTCGCACAGAACCTGTGGCTCTTCGCGCGATGGTTCCGTCATATTGAGTGGCGCCTCGTGCTCACGCGTATCGGCCCCGCGGTCCTTCCCGGCGTCGCGCTCGGCATGCTCCTGCGCAGCCGCGCGGACGAGACGCTGCTTAAAACGATCCTGGGAATCTTTATAATCTGCGTATCGGTGATGGACCTTGTCCTTCTGGCCGCGCCGGAAAAGCGCGAACCCAGGCGGCTCCCGGCGCCGGCGGGCATCGCGGTACTGTTCGCGGGCGGCATTTTCCACGGGCTGTTCGCGACGGGCGGACCGCTTATCGTGTATTACGCCGGAAAGGTGTTCGCTTCGCAGGAGTCCATGCGGGGCACGCTCTCATTCGTATGGATCGTGCTGAATTCCATCATACTTACGGGTCTCATAGCCGCGGGCGCCGTGACCGTTGAAGCCATGCGTTCGACCGCCCTGCTTGCGCCCGGCCTCATCGCGGGAATTGCGATCGGCTCCGCGATCCGGGTGAAGGACAATCACTTCAAGGTCTTCACCTACGTGATGCTGCTTTTCATCGGTATCGCGCTCGTGGTGCGCTGAGCAGGCGGGAGGCCGGACAGCCGCCCAGGTGACCGCCGGGAGGTAATAACCGGGCTCGGGCGCACGCCGCTTTTCGTCCGGGGCGTGCCGGGCGTCCCTTTACAGCGGGCCCTCAGGGCATCCCCTAGTCCACTCGGATTACGATGCCGGAAACCGGCGTGAGTCCCTTTGTGCTTATCGACCCCTGCGGCTCCTTGCCGGTATGACCCTTCTTCACATAAAGATGCACATAATAAAGTCCCGCCTTCCCGGTCTTGAACGCGACCTGGAAGCGCTTCGTCGTGTCATCGTATCCCAGTTTCCAGTAGGGCAGGTTCTCGGCGACCGATTTGCTGAAATCCTCGTAGTAATGCTTCTTGTTAATATCGTCCACGAACATCGGCGTGAGGGGCGGTTCGTAATAGACGATCATGTGGTAGAGGCCGTAATCCGCCGCGATAACCCTTCCCGCGAGCTTGACCTCGGTCTCGGCCGCGGCCTTGGGCGAAAACGCATCGAATTCCAGGTAACGGTCCAGGTAATGCTCGTAGTAGCACATTCCCTTTTCATTGTCGAAGGCGAAGCCTATCCCCACGTGCGTGTGCCAGGGATTCAGGATATTCCTGCGATGACCGTCATCGGGCGCTTTCTCGCCGTACATGAGCCCGTGTGCCTTCACCGCGGCCTGGAGCACTGTGGCGTATTTCTTGGGACCCTCGAGCTCGATGCCGGTATATTTTGCGGCGTTCTCGCTCGTGTGTTCCGTCCCCCCGGCGAATGCGTAGCGGTGATAGGGCTTTTCCCCCTTCAGGTTCCAGTGCCCGGAAAAGCCGCCGTCAACCGCGTCGAACGCCGACTTGTTCGACACGCGGCAGGCCAGCATGTCGAGCGTGAGCGGCGCGAGCTTTTCTTTAGCGCGGTTTCCATTGATTACGTCCAGGACCTCGAGCTTCAATTTCAGATTGGTCTGGTTGTCCTTGAATTCCGCCATGCGCGTCTCCGCCTCGTTCGCGGCGAGCGCGTTTTGTAAATCGGCGTCGGTGAAGGAATATGCGGGGGCGGCGAACGCGGCCACGAGCGTCGCGGCGACAAGCAATGGGTACATGGATTTCATCGGGGGATTCCTCCTGTGAGAACGAAAGGGTAAACCGGAATGAATCGGGAGGCAAGTGATTTTCACGCGGCTCGCGCAGCAGAACATCCAGCGGAACGCTCAAAGGCCTAATTACCGAACGCGCGCCCAGACATGGCCAGGCTTACGGCTGTGGTCCGATATTCTTCGCCATTAAAACCATCCGCGCGCCCGTGCGCCCGTCACTCCCACACGGCTCCCTGCGCGCTGATCTCCGCCGCGACGGCGCCGAACTTTCGGTCGGCGTTTTCGCCTTCCTTATAGTCGACGGTCTTGCTGTACAGTACCCCGCCGCTCTGACCGTCCACCACGCTGACCGCGACGATGCGGGTGGCCCCGAGCCTGCTGATCCTTCCCGTCAGAAGCCGGTTCGCGCTGCGCCGCTCGCCCGCCGCCCGGTAGAGCACCTTGTCGGCCCCCTTCGCCGCGACCACGGCACCGAACAATTTTTGCGAGACGGTTTCGGCCTCGGCTTCGTCCACCCCGTTGGCCGTGAGACGCGTGACGAGCAGGCGTACGCTCGCCGGCACAGGATCGTCCGCGTTTTCCTCGCCGGCCAAGGGCTTCTTCGCGCCGGGCTCCGCCTTTCCTTTCTGCGGTTCGGGCATTTTCAGGCCCAGGCGCCAGCGGAAGTATCGTTCAAGGTGCTCCGGCGGCGCGCACCAGACGCCCGCGACCGGGCGGAGCTCGCGAAGATTCTTGAAATATTTCTCGTCCTCTTTCCCAAGCGCGGAGACCTTCACCTCCTTTCCCTCGATCTCTGCCTTCCTGCCCGCTTCAACCGTGAATTCCGTGAAGGCGCCCTTATCGCTTTTCACCGAAACCGCGCCCTCGCTCACCATCACGACCTGTGAGGAGCCGCGCTCCTGGAAATGGAACATCGTACCACGCACGGCGGCCCGCACCCCCGCTACTTTTGCCTGGAAGCTCCCTTTATCCGTAAGCTTCTCGATGAAAAAACTCGCGCCGCCCCTGATGACCTCCACGACCGTCGCGTCTTCCGCCGACGAAAGGCTATTCGGGAGCGTGTCCAGGCGGAGCTCGGTATTCTCGAAGAGCTGTATCAGACCGTCGGCACCGCACTGTATGTAGGCGACCGAGTTCTCATGGGTTTTCACGGAGTCGTCCCGGTAAAGTTTTTTCTTGATGGAGGCCGGTTCGACGGTTTTATCCGCCTTGAGCACCTCTACCTTCCCGTCATAGAAGTCGAGCCAGTTGAAATGGGGGCGCGGCGCAAAAATCAGAAACGCGATCGCGAAGGAGGCTGCCGCGGCGATGAAGGCTATGATCCAGGCAAGAGATTTGTTCATGCTGATATCCCGCACGTTGTTTTTATACGCTGATATGACGACATGTTGGTCGGAAAGTCAAATAAATAAAGGTTTTGCCGAGAACGGGGATTAAAACATGGCCTACTATAAGAGCGTACGCCTTTCAAGATCATTACACGTACGCATCCCGGAAAACTCAATAAAAGCAGCTTACCGCGATCAAAAACTGCGCCGGCGCGTAAAAGGTCCAGGTGAAGACGGTGCTGTGCGGGATCTTTTTTACGAAGGTGTTCACGGCCAGGATGGAGTCCGATATCATGAACAGCGTCGCGGCAACAGGGAGCAGGACCGCGCGCGTGGTGCCGGGCCGGTCAATCCACGCCCAGGCGTAAAAGCTCATGGATGCGAGTATCGCCACGTAGAGCCCCACGGCAAGATTGAGCTTCCATGACGCCGACTTGATCTTCGCGTAAATGGCCCCGCCGCCCATCCCCAACACGAGCATGAGGACCCAGTGCCAGTTTTTAAACGCGTACCCCTGCGCGAAGGCCGCTATGTAGGCGATGTGCGTGAGCAGGAAAAAGACGAGCCCGTGTATGAAATGGTCGCTTTCCTCGATCATGAGAAGCGTATCGGCGACCATCGAAAGGAGGAGACCGACGAGCACCATGGTGGTGAAGTATCCCAGTCCGCCGGAACGCCCGGCAAGGAGGGCGATGAGTATTACCGAAAGCGTGACGAGCGGGGTGAAGAGGTACTTCCCGGGAAGGATGCCCCGCAGGGCGAAACATTCACGCACCGCAAAAATCGCGAGGAAGCTCGCGGCGAGCTGCGTGAACATGGCGACGTCGAATACGGCCGGCATTCCGTTCATTTGTCTTTCTTGCGGGGCGGGACATCGGGACCGCTTTTATCGCCGGGAGGGCCGGCGTCGCCTGGCTTCTTTTCCCTCGAGAAGAAATCGGAAAGGTTGCGCAGGGTCTCCGGCTTGAATTCGCTCTTCATGGCGGCGATGTTCTCCTGCTGAATCTCCTCGTAGATCTCCTTGCGGTGCACGGTGATGCGCTTGGGCGCGCGTATGCCCAGCTTCACCTGGTCGCCCTTGATGTCGATCACGACGACCTCGATATCGTCGCCTATGATTATGCTTTCGTTCAGCCGCCGCGCGAGTACCAGCATGGTTTATTCCCCGTCCGCCGCCATCTTCTTTATCTCCTCCAGGATACCGTGCTTCACCCTGTACTTGTCGCTCTGAGAAATCGCCTGTTTCCCGCGGCGGTTCTTGGCGTTGATGAGGATGGGCCCCTGCAGGTTCGCGGTCATTTCCGAGGGGTTCGAGGGTATGGTCACGATCGCGAACACCAGCAGGTCCTCGACGACCTCGGCGCCCAGATCCTCGAGATCGTTCGAAGAAATCACGAGATTGTATTCGGCCATGAAATCGATAGGCCGGATGATCACGAACGCGAGATCCGGTTCATCGAGCGACTGCAGCCACTTGAAGGGGGAATTGTCCGTGGAATCGAGAATGGCGAAGCGCCTTACGAAATCGAAGCCCAGGATGCCGTGCTCGAACTCCATGATCTGGCGCTCGTCGATCTCAACCTCACCGTACGGACGCGTCTTGATTTTCAAACTCACCTCACCGCTCCTCGTAGTTTACATGGTACCTGACTTGTACGCAGAATGCAAGGAAAAACTTTATCGGCCCGGACGGCCCGTATTCCGTAGAGACGCGATTAATCGCGTCTCTACGGAATACGGGCCCACGGAAATATTTCTATCTCAGGAAATCCATCAACGTGGCGCGAATCGTTTTCGCGCCCACCGCCAGCGCGTTCTGGTGCACCGTTTCCAGCCATTTGAAATTCATGATGGTTTCCGCGATATCGATCCCCTCGGTCTTCGAGAGAAGCGCGAGCACCGTGCTCTTGTCGTACTCGGAGCGCTTCTCGAGCTCCTCGACGCGATTCTGTTTCGCGCCTATGGACGCGATATGCTTGAGCACGTTGTCAAGGCCGATATCGAGCATGCCCAGGTCGCGCCCGCCCACGAGCTGCTGGTCGCCGCGCACCAGGTCGTCCCTGAGCTGGATCACCATCTCGAACACCGACATGCCGTTAATAGTCACGGTGGGATCGATATTGTTGGGCGGATGGGGGAAGCTCGTGTTGATGAGGCCCAGCTCCTTGAGCACCGTGCCGCTCCCCTGGTCTTCGAGCCATATCTGGTGCGGGGCCGTCGTCTCCAGGATGAGGTTGTTCCTCCCACCCTTGCTCGCGCGCGCCGCGACGCCCGAGCCGTTGATCTTGTCGATGATGATGTCCAGGTTGTCTCCGGCGGCTATGGATATTTCCCTGCCGTCGATTTTTATGGTCTGATTCGTGCCTGCCTGGAACGTCGACGCGTCCTTGTTGGACGTGAGCACCTGGTTGGAGGACCAGAACACCTCGTTGCCCGGGATGCTCACCTCCATATACTCACCCTTCGCGACCTCACGCAGGAGCCGGCCCGTATCGCCGCGGTACTCGACCCCGGTCATCGCATTTCCCTGCTGCCCGGCTGTGATGGTCGAGTAGATGGCGACGAACGGGTTGGGAATCTCCTCGGTGCCCGTCTGGAATCCGCCGAAAATGGGACGTCCCGACGCGCCCTTCGTGTTGGCGATCGAAACCAGCTCGTCCAGGAGCTCGTTGATCTCGGTGGCGGCTGCCTCTTTTCTCTCGAAGGACGAGTAGATGCCGTGCGCCCCCTGCACCGTGAGCACCCGCAGGCGCTGGAAGATGCGCAGCACCGACTGCAGCGCGGTGTCCGCGTCGTCCAGCTTCGATTTCGATTCGGAAATGTTCTGGATGTACTGCTCGACCTCGGTCGCGCGCGTGTGGTAGAGCATCTGGTTGGTCGCGGCAATCGGGTTGTCGCGCGGGATGCGCACGTTCTTCCCCGTGGAAAGCATGTCCTGCGTGCGGTCCATGTCGGCGGTCTGCCGGTTCAGGTTATACAGCATGGTATTGTTGAGCATCTGGTTCGTTACGCGCTGCATTGTCTATACCCCCAGCCTGAGAATCGTTTCGAGCATCTTGTCCATGGTGCTTATCACCCGCGCGGCCGCGTTGTAACCGTGCTGGAAGGCGACCATGTTCGCCATCTCCTCGTCCAGGCTCACCCCGGACACGGACTCCCTTAGATTGGCCAGGTTTTTCAACAGCGTTTCCTGGTTCTTGATCCTGTCCTGCGCCTCTTCCCCCTGCGTCCCCACCCGCGCGATAAGCGAAACGTAGAAATCGTTGAAGGTCGCGTTCACGTCCACCATCGCGTTCTTATGCCGAAGCCCCGCGATCCTGAGCGCGTTCGTGCCATCCCCGATCCCGTTGGTTTTGTTCGCGTCACCCGTCCCGCCCAGGTCCTTTCCCTGCGAGGCGGCGACCTTGTCGATATTGCGTATAACGGCGTCGTTCACCGCCAAGTAGGCGGCCGGGTTGTATGTGGGCGATATGGTCACGTGCTCGCGCGAGGGCAGCAGTTTCATGATGTCGCCCGTCCTCCGGTAGTCGAACGCGCCCTGCGGCCCGGACTGCTTGAGCACGCCCGAAAACCCCGTGAGGAACTGGCCCGAGTCCTCGAGGTGGCGGATCATGAAGTTCTTGCGGTCGTCGTCGCCGCCGGTCGTCGCCTTGAGGGAGAGCTGGCCGTTGTGGTTCACATAGGCAGCGACGCCCAGCCGCGCGTCGTTGATCCGCTTGATGATCGAATTCACCGTGTCGTTCGCCGAGTAGCTTATCTGCGTCTCGGCCTCCGGCTCCCTGTTCGCGACGAAGGTGAGCGTCCCCGCGATGCCGATCGCCGCGCTGGCGTCCAGCCTGTTCGCGCCCGACACCTTGAAGATCGCGCTCACGTCGTCGATACCGTCGCCGTTCAGGTCGTGGTTGCCCTCGGGGCTGTCGCTCACGGTCAGGTGGCGGAAGAAATCGATGTTGGTCTCCCCGTTGCGGCCGAAGCCGTCGCGGTGCACCTCGTTGGTGAGGTCCGCCAGGTTTATCGAGAAGGCGTTCATGTCGTTGATATTCTGACGCAGAATTTTATCGCGCACCTCGATGAGCCCGGCGAGCTCGCCGCCCTTAACGCTCACCGCGGTTCCGGTATCCTTCCAGAGCACCTTGAAGAAACCCTTGTTGTGGGGATCGATCGCGGCCTCGAGCGGGCGCACAACCTCTCCCTGGACCAGGTTTTCCCCGTCGATGTAGACGATGGTTTCGTCCTTGTCGCTCCGGCCCACGCTCACGTTCACAAGCTCCGAGAGTTTTTCGATGAGCGCGTCGCGCTTGTCCTTTAAATCGTTGGGATTGTCGCCCACGGCCTCGCTCTTCATGATGCGCTCGTTCAGGTCGCGTATATCGCGCGCGAACGTGTTTATCTGCGCCACACGGTGCTGCACCTGCCTGTTGGCGTCTCGCTGCAGGTCGTCCAACTGGCGGTAGAGGTGATTCACCTCGTTGGCGAGGTTCACCGCCTTGTGAACCACCACCTCGCGCGTCGAGCGCTCCTCCGGGAACTTCGAGAGCTCTTCCCATCCCTTCCACAGCTCGTCGAGCCTGGTCCGCAGCGACTGGTCGGATGGCTCGTTGTAGACGCTTTCTATCTGGTAGAGGAAATCGTTCTTGGTCTTCCAGTATCCCATCACGTCCTTCTCGGCGACGATGCGGTCGTCGGTGAACTCGTCGCGGATTCGCTCCACGGTCTGGACCAGGGAGCCCTGCCCCATGCTCCCGGGGGTGTTCGCGCGGTTGAGGGCCGGGGTGTAGAGCGGGTCGGCGCTCGTGATCACGACTCGCTGCCGCGAGTATTCCTTGTTCTCGGCGTTCGAGATGTTGTGGCCGGTCACGTGCAGCGCCTGCTGGTGGGCCGACAGCCCCCGCTTCCCTATTTCGAGCCCCATGAAGGTCGAATTCATAACGTCCCCCGTTACACGGTTCTGTTGACCAGGAGCGAATCGGCGATGCGCGCCTTCTCGACTCCCTGCCGGGAATATCCCGTCTCGATGGTCATGCTGCTCCGGATGCCCGAGAGCAGCGTATTGAAAAATTTAAGGTTGTCTTCTATTAGTGTGCTGTTCGTCGCATGAAGCGATTGGAGCCGGAGCAGGAGCTTCTTTAAATCCATGCCCAGGCGCATGAGGCGGCGCGACGAGTCCTCGTCCATCAGGAACACGATGTCGCGGAGCGTTATGCGGCGCGGCATGTCGTCAAGGTGGTTGTTTTCCGCGTATTCGTCTATGAGCTTCAGGCGGCGCTCCTCGAGCCCCGCGACCAGGACGAGCAGCGCCTCCTGCGCGCCGGAGGCCTCTTCGAGCTCTTTGCCGTCCTTCGCGATTATCGCCTCGCTCTTGCGCTCCTCGAGCGCGCACAGGCTCGTGTAAAGCGTAATCTCCTCGTTAAGTACCTTTTCAAGCGCGTTGACCGGATTTGCCATGGCTCCCTCCGTGGAACTCTCCGCCGCTGCAAGGGCGTTCCCCGCCCCTGTCGCGGCCTGATTAGACTATCGGAACAAGCGGAGAAATGTATAAGGAATATTCAGGGGTTCCCGGGGGGGATAAATAAAAGAGGGTAGAAATACACATCTACCCCCGTCTTCAAATTACTGTTTCCCTGTTATTTGGAGTTGGTGGAATGAAAAATTCCGCAATCAACCTTTTTCATGTATTTTCTTTATTACCAGCGAAGACACCTTCTCCAGTGTTGGTTTTAACCTCTCGATAGCTTTTTCCTTTGTAAAACCAGTATTAGAGAATAAAATCGCATTTTCTTTAGAATCGCTATATTCTCCCCAAATCATTTTTCCAGTTTCACACTCATGAATAGAAGCATAAAAATTTATGAAGGAGCCATAACCACCGCTATATCCCCATTTGAGGATTTTAATGTAGAGTACATACTTAGTCTTTATTTTATCCTGTATATCCTTGCAATTTAAATTCTCATAGTACGGATTGCCCTTTGCTTCTTCCTCGGGCGCCGAAGTAGCCGTCAGGGATATGTTCTTCGCTTTTGCATCGTCAACAATGATTTTTACATATTTCTGAACATCCGGCTGGATTTTTTTAAATTCGTCGAATAACTGCTGCTTCAGATCTACCTGCGTGTAAGATTCTTTAATTGTAGGGGCAAACGTCGAATTAAAAATGGCACTTTGAATCATATTCATAGATTCAGTAGTGACTTCAGGCTCTGGGGTCTGGGATATTATCAGCGTTGATTCTATAGTAGTATTTTTAAGTTGTTCGGGATACTTCACGCTATAGGAAGTACAACTCACAATAGCTAGTAGAAAAAATAAAGGTAAAGCAAGAATCCATGCTTTTCGCTTTTCGCTTTTCGCTTTTCATAATACCTCTTCGCTTGATTTTATTTTTGCCGTTAGATGAGATCAGCAATTTTTATTCATATCCAGCGATTAATATTTGTCAATCGGAATTCACTTTTCGTTGCATTGTTTAAAAGGAGTGTGAATTGTTTTCCGGGGAGATTGGCGTAAATGGGCATACCTCGCCCCTGGTTTGGTGTGCGTGTGGAGCTGGGATGCTTAATGTGAGGCCGTGCGGCGGAGTATTTTGGTGGGTGAGGCTCTTGTAGGGTGGTTTTCGGTGTCCCCCCAGTAGAATTCCCAGCACAGTATGCCCCCTGTGCTCCTCTGGCCGATGGCATAATGGGGGAACCGAACATAATTATGCCTTCCGGCCGAATCGCCCAGCATCTCGTGCAGGTAGCGCTTCGTCGCAATGGCTACCAGATACGAGACCGAGAACCGGCTCAACTTACGGAAATCCGAGGCGAACTCATTCTCATTCTTCCTGAAGCGAATCGGAAAACAATGCCACCTCTTCCAGGGATCACGGGGCTGATACCTCACCAAAGTAAACCCTCCCTGAAACCGATCTATATCGCGCAAAACGCGCTTCAGGAGCATGATGACGACAGCCTGGCGGCTTGTTTTCAGCTTTGCCGCGGCAAGGGCGATATTCACGAAGACGATGTGGCTCATGTTTATAGAAGTGCGAAGCATTCCGTATCCTCCGGGGCAAGAGTGAACATCCAAAATGGATACGAACGGGGCATGAAAAATATGAACGGTTTTCCCGGCTATGTTCCGGGCGCCCGAAAATTAATTCGGGGCTTCAGACTATCGTGTGGAATCCGGAAACAGGTCTAATCCACCTAAATGAAACAGAATTGCGGTTTTAAATCTATTTCTATTGCGAAAACCACAG encodes:
- a CDS encoding lysoplasmalogenase, translated to MNGMPAVFDVAMFTQLAASFLAIFAVRECFALRGILPGKYLFTPLVTLSVILIALLAGRSGGLGYFTTMVLVGLLLSMVADTLLMIEESDHFIHGLVFFLLTHIAYIAAFAQGYAFKNWHWVLMLVLGMGGGAIYAKIKSASWKLNLAVGLYVAILASMSFYAWAWIDRPGTTRAVLLPVAATLFMISDSILAVNTFVKKIPHSTVFTWTFYAPAQFLIAVSCFY
- a CDS encoding sulfite exporter TauE/SafE family protein — translated: MQALVMICVLVFAHTTETILGFGATVIAFGLGAHIYPVSTLLVMLVLLALAQNLWLFARWFRHIEWRLVLTRIGPAVLPGVALGMLLRSRADETLLKTILGIFIICVSVMDLVLLAAPEKREPRRLPAPAGIAVLFAGGIFHGLFATGGPLIVYYAGKVFASQESMRGTLSFVWIVLNSIILTGLIAAGAVTVEAMRSTALLAPGLIAGIAIGSAIRVKDNHFKVFTYVMLLFIGIALVVR
- a CDS encoding flagellar protein FlgN → MANPVNALEKVLNEEITLYTSLCALEERKSEAIIAKDGKELEEASGAQEALLVLVAGLEERRLKLIDEYAENNHLDDMPRRITLRDIVFLMDEDSSRRLMRLGMDLKKLLLRLQSLHATNSTLIEDNLKFFNTLLSGIRSSMTIETGYSRQGVEKARIADSLLVNRTV
- a CDS encoding CAP domain-containing protein, with amino-acid sequence MFCCASRVKITCLPIHSGLPFRSHRRNPPMKSMYPLLVAATLVAAFAAPAYSFTDADLQNALAANEAETRMAEFKDNQTNLKLKLEVLDVINGNRAKEKLAPLTLDMLACRVSNKSAFDAVDGGFSGHWNLKGEKPYHRYAFAGGTEHTSENAAKYTGIELEGPKKYATVLQAAVKAHGLMYGEKAPDDGHRRNILNPWHTHVGIGFAFDNEKGMCYYEHYLDRYLEFDAFSPKAAAETEVKLAGRVIAADYGLYHMIVYYEPPLTPMFVDDINKKHYYEDFSKSVAENLPYWKLGYDDTTKRFQVAFKTGKAGLYYVHLYVKKGHTGKEPQGSISTKGLTPVSGIVIRVD
- a CDS encoding flagellar hook-associated protein 3; the protein is MQRVTNQMLNNTMLYNLNRQTADMDRTQDMLSTGKNVRIPRDNPIAATNQMLYHTRATEVEQYIQNISESKSKLDDADTALQSVLRIFQRLRVLTVQGAHGIYSSFERKEAAATEINELLDELVSIANTKGASGRPIFGGFQTGTEEIPNPFVAIYSTITAGQQGNAMTGVEYRGDTGRLLREVAKGEYMEVSIPGNEVFWSSNQVLTSNKDASTFQAGTNQTIKIDGREISIAAGDNLDIIIDKINGSGVAARASKGGRNNLILETTAPHQIWLEDQGSGTVLKELGLINTSFPHPPNNIDPTVTINGMSVFEMVIQLRDDLVRGDQQLVGGRDLGMLDIGLDNVLKHIASIGAKQNRVEELEKRSEYDKSTVLALLSKTEGIDIAETIMNFKWLETVHQNALAVGAKTIRATLMDFLR
- the flgK gene encoding flagellar hook-associated protein FlgK encodes the protein MNSTFMGLEIGKRGLSAHQQALHVTGHNISNAENKEYSRQRVVITSADPLYTPALNRANTPGSMGQGSLVQTVERIRDEFTDDRIVAEKDVMGYWKTKNDFLYQIESVYNEPSDQSLRTRLDELWKGWEELSKFPEERSTREVVVHKAVNLANEVNHLYRQLDDLQRDANRQVQHRVAQINTFARDIRDLNERIMKSEAVGDNPNDLKDKRDALIEKLSELVNVSVGRSDKDETIVYIDGENLVQGEVVRPLEAAIDPHNKGFFKVLWKDTGTAVSVKGGELAGLIEVRDKILRQNINDMNAFSINLADLTNEVHRDGFGRNGETNIDFFRHLTVSDSPEGNHDLNGDGIDDVSAIFKVSGANRLDASAAIGIAGTLTFVANREPEAETQISYSANDTVNSIIKRINDARLGVAAYVNHNGQLSLKATTGGDDDRKNFMIRHLEDSGQFLTGFSGVLKQSGPQGAFDYRRTGDIMKLLPSREHVTISPTYNPAAYLAVNDAVIRNIDKVAASQGKDLGGTGDANKTNGIGDGTNALRIAGLRHKNAMVDVNATFNDFYVSLIARVGTQGEEAQDRIKNQETLLKNLANLRESVSGVSLDEEMANMVAFQHGYNAAARVISTMDKMLETILRLGV
- the csrA gene encoding carbon storage regulator, which translates into the protein MLVLARRLNESIIIGDDIEVVVIDIKGDQVKLGIRAPKRITVHRKEIYEEIQQENIAAMKSEFKPETLRNLSDFFSREKKPGDAGPPGDKSGPDVPPRKKDK
- a CDS encoding flagellar assembly protein FliW, which gives rise to MKIKTRPYGEVEIDERQIMEFEHGILGFDFVRRFAILDSTDNSPFKWLQSLDEPDLAFVIIRPIDFMAEYNLVISSNDLEDLGAEVVEDLLVFAIVTIPSNPSEMTANLQGPILINAKNRRGKQAISQSDKYRVKHGILEEIKKMAADGE